The proteins below come from a single Mytilus edulis chromosome 5, xbMytEdul2.2, whole genome shotgun sequence genomic window:
- the LOC139525403 gene encoding uncharacterized protein has translation MHYILLLVLAALSCYAQEDQCDPNDGDCFREPFAGVMTGEDDHCPVEKMQATLDKDPEIKAEVEAAKLAIAHLTKPPVSPVDLGIPLCYKTYSILKVPPKIWIKKGYCYFHWYYVKSQITYVNCGHKQRCSNLPCSMLWSPSFCYPANFLSLKLYMFCPHLKPKYWYPYYVRLPQCCECRRTYCWWLQAPQSPK, from the exons ATGCATTATATTCTG CTTTTAGTGTTGGCGGCTTTATCTTGCTATGCACAAGAGGATCAGTGTGATCCAAATGATGGAGACTGTTTTAGAGAGCCGTTTGCTGGTGTCATGACTGGCGAGGATGACCATTGTCC GGTTGAAAAAATGCAAGCAACATTAGACAAAGATCCAGAGATAAAAGCTGAAGTCGAGGCTGCGAAATTAGCAATTGCTCACTTGACAAAACCTCCTGTTTCTCC AGTTGATCTTGGAATTCCATTGTGTTACAAGACATATTCAATATTGAAAGTGCCTCCAAAAATATGGATAAAGAAGGGGTATTGTTATTTCCATTGGTATTATGTGAAAAGCCAAATAACCTATGTAAACTGTGGAca CAAACAACGCTGCAGCAATTTGCCATGTTCTATGCTGTGGTCCCCATCTTTCTGTTATCCTGCCAACTTCTTGTCACTGAAACTATACATGTTTTGTCCACATCTAAAACCGAAATACTGGTATCCATACTACGTCCGCCTTCCTCAGTGTTGTGAATGTAGGAGAACCTATTGTTGGTGGCTGCAAGCGCCCCAGAGTCCCAAATGA
- the LOC139522316 gene encoding uncharacterized protein translates to MIMLFHTILVVLVLLYKFVDAEVADPTRICTPPLPEDDDYFKDLEQGDKEIRAEINRSLDRETTLKVETDRAVNELMFEANPVFVWTVGMCKYKYLSYVPSKQVWYQGKMCYVLHYFWYQIWKYLDCPKQLCSHVPCNQWTPYVYRCVPSCKRSFYMWIACPTGHHSFPYKYIRIEKRLPQCCECKRYKC, encoded by the exons ATGATCATGTTGTTTCACACAATTCTC GTTGTGTTAGTTTTGCTGTATAAATTTGTTGATGCTGAGGTTGCCGATCCTACAAGAATATGTACACCACCATTACCCGAAGACGACGATTATTTTAAGGACTTAGAACAGGGAGATAAAGAAATAAG agCTGAAATAAATAGAAGTTTAGATAGGGAAACAACGCTTAAGGTAGAAACAGATAGAGCTGTCAATGAGTTAATGTTTGAAGCTAATCCAGT GTTTGTATGGACGGTTGGAATGTGTAAATATAAATACCTGTCTTACGTCCCTTCCAAACAAGTCTGGTACCAAGGGAAAATGTGTTATGTATTGCATTACTTCTGGTATCAAATCTGGAAATACTTGGATTGTCC tAAGCAACTTTGCAGTCACGTTCCGTGTAATCAATGGACCCCATACGTGTACAGATGTGTTCCGTCTTGTAAGCGTTCCTTCTATATGTGGATAGCTTGTCCCACTGGTCACCATAGTTTCCCGTATAAGTACATCAGAATAGAGAAAAGGTTACCACAATGTTGTGAATGTAAGAGATACAAGTGCTGA